The genomic stretch ATTATGTGGACACACGGTATTAAAAACGCTCTTTAGTTCCCTGCGCTCCGTGTAAGAGACTCACCATCAGAGTATCATAGTCAGGTGACTGATTCTTCACATCTAGAGCTGCGTAAGTGTCACTGTGAGAATCGGGAGGACATCTCTGTGGAGACAAAATGTTACGTAAAAGGGTATTACTCAGTATTTGCATTAATTTACGGAAGATTTTATCCAGAATAACTTTTACCCATTTCTGATATTTAACTGGAGAAATTCAGGTTTAATTCCTCATTCATCGGTGCTACACTGGGACCCCGACGACTGACTACTACAGGTCACTGAGGAAATATCTGTAACTACAGGTCACTGAGGACAGATCAGTGACTACAGGTTACTAATTTCAGATCAGTAACTACAGATCACTGAGGACATATCAGTAACTACAGGTCACTGAGGACAGACCAGTAACTAGAGGTTACTAAGTACAGATCAGTAACTACAGGTCACTGAGTACATATCAGTAACTACAGGTCACTGAGTACATATCAGTAACTACAGGTCACTGAGTACAGATCAGTAACTACAGGTCACTGAGTACAGATCAGTAACTACAGGTCATTGAGTATAGGTCTCTGACTACTACAAGTATTTGACTACAAGTCACTGACTAGAAGTAATAGAGGATGTACAAATCACAGCTTTCCTTTTTGTTAAAATTTTATATACTGCTGAAAACTCTTTTGGAATTGAGGTCTGTACATGGTGATTCGGATTTATGGGCTTGTAGTCTTACATGTACTCCGACCAAAGGAGTTAACTGTTAATGGATCAGCAGTTTGGTTCTTCTGTAAATGTGGTCTTCTTGCTGTTACACTGAACACCTTACATTACAGTCATTTTACCTGAGCTCCGTCTCCCCTGTGACCTTCCTCACTCAGTACACCAGTCTTCCTCCTAACAGACACAGTATCAGGGAGACTTGAGCAGGAACACTGACAAGGTAATGTGTAATAGATGTGGCCCAACCAGTAATGTGCAAAAAGCAGCCAATACAATAATGGTAATTATTACAGCTACAACAGCCACTAGCGTCAGAGACTGGGATGAGGGGTTACCATGGAGACACAGGGGTCACACAGAGGGagctctgctaaccagctaactGGGGCCCAGTTAGGCTAGCTAGTTAGAGGTGATCAGCTGTGAGGATAAAGTGAAAGGGAAAACAGCAGAGACTGGAGAGAGAATGGGGGCTCTTGTGGGACTGGGGGAGGCGCTGAGGGCATCACCCTGGGTTTCTGCTCGGCACACTGCCTTTGATTATGCTAATTTAGGGTTAATCTTTGGCGatatatgtgtgtttctgtcaatGAGCATGAAGACTGCAGAGAGGATGATGGGAAGCCAGTTACCCGAATCTCGGAATAAACTGTAAGATCAATCAATAAACAAATATCACAAATACTCAGCGTTTTAAAAAGCATACATTATTTTACAGCGAATGAATAGTAAAACACTCACCTCATTATGCAGATTGTTACAGCTAAAACAGGCAGTAGTATCCCCAAACACACCAGTATCACTGTCATCGGGTTATAGTGAGGGAATCCAGGGTAAATACAGCCTGTTTCAGAAGTTTTGGAAAGAAGATTTTGAGAATCAGACTGTGCTGTTGATTACCAGAATCAGACTACATACTCACATTGAATATGAAATATTAGGGTACTGGACACAGTCCCTATGTAACCCTTCAATGCACAGGAGTAATTTCCAGAGTGATTATAGGAGACAGGGTTGAAGTGAATTGTGGAcagtgtgtctgtgattggCTTGTTGTCCTTAAACCAGGtgaattctgattggctgagagaaCAGTTCTCTGAGCCACATGTCAGATTCACAGAATCTCCTTCTATCAATAATCCTTTTCCTGTAGATGACGTCACCATCACCTTTAATTCTGAAATCATACCCAGAAGAACAAGCAATAGGGTTTTTCTGCATTACTGTGTGAGGTATTTGTGTCACAGGCTCTACCAACATGGCAAATTCTAAAGCTGTAAATCAGCATTATTGTCCAGAGCCACATGTTATACACTGAATCCCAGTTAGCTTCTCACTGCTATAATCTGCTTGCTGCTACACATGTTCTTCTCAGAGCTGGTATTCTCCTGTTCATTAATGAGCCCATCAGCAGTATCTGACTCAGTGATTTCTAAATGAAAATAGGCATAGAATACAAACAATCTGGTTATGCTGTGTGATACAAAAATAAGGTGAAAGTGCAGGACAGTACAGACTCACCACCGACTTGCAGTTCTACTCCAGGCTGAGCGCACAGTTCACACCCACCAGCTGTGAAACTGAATCTATACAGTCCGGCATCAGCGTCTGTAATGTTCTTTATCATTAATGTACATTTGTTCTCCGTGTTCCCCAAGACCTCTGCTCTGTCCCTGTACTCAGTACTAATGTTTCTTTTATGACTCTGCCAGACATATGATTTTCCAGCACAGTCCTCAGTATTATGGCTCCACATTCTCGACTCCACTCTGTATGACTCTGGATGATTAAATCGACAGTGAACGACCACAGTCGAtcctctcactgcacacagGGTTCTCTCTGCGTAATCTACAGACGGTGCACCACCTAGAACCCACAAAACATATTGAAAAGTTATATCAACGTTGTTTGCTGCTTTAAGAAAAATGCTGTTGTGCTGCTATTTAACTTGAATAATAAAATCAATTTTTGGAGACTTTACTTCCTTTTAAAGCATTGGACTCATTTCCAGAGTGATGCTTAGAGACAGGATTACAGTGAAGTATGGACTGCGtttctctgattggctggttgtTCTTAAACCAGgtggattctgattggctgagagcaGCTTTCTGTGCCACATGTTAAATCCACAATGTCTCCTTCTCTTACTCCTATATCTCTATTAGATATGGTTCCTATTACCTTTCATTCTACAGATTTATCTAATTCACCGATTCTTTGCTACACTTTTATTTAGAGTAAATTGCATCAAattcacagaaacacaaaagtTCCACTTATCCAAAGTGCTTCATGATCTATTATATTTATCATCTACAGCAAGTCTTATAGACCAGAGCCTTTAGAAGCAGGAGTTTTTGTCAATGTTTCCAAAATAATACATTGCAGAGCTAATATTGTTATGTTTGATGATACCATTGGCTGGAAGTATATTTACAGACACTTACCATCAACTTTTAGAGTCACTCCAGGCTGACCAGTCCATTTTCCACGTTCCTCATTGGTAATAAACCTGAATTTATACACTCCAGCATCAGCGTCTGTAATGTTCTTTATCCGTAATGTACAGTTATTCTCTTTGTCCCCCAAACACTCTGCTCTGCCACTGTACTGACTACTGACATTTATATTATTGCTGTGACAGACATATGGTGCGTCTGTACAGTAATTTTGATTATGACACCACATGAATTTATCCACTTTGTTACCCTCTTGATAATCATACCCACAGGGAATGACCACAGTAGATCCTCTCGCAGCACAGACTGGCTTCTTTGGGTACCGTACATTCCAGTCGCGACTCATGACCCCTGGAAGACAGCaattataaaaaataacctCTGTGTCAGTTTTTGAATCGCGGAACATTGGGACCGGCCACCAGAGAGAAAAGCATTTCTTTGCTAGATACACCAACGTAGAGAATCAGACTGGATTCATGACCTAGAGTTGGGATTCTCACCCCCCGGGCTGTGGTAAGTATTCTGCCGGCCGAGGAACGCTGGAGGTTTGCTTATATACTCTTAATTCACATCTGAAACAATCACCAATGGACCCgctgcccccccagcctgtTTTAATGGTTATAAAGGCAGGAGCCCCTAGATAATCAGATCACCTtatttaaagaatgaaatataCTTTACTGTGAATCGCGCTTAAAATGTTGATTATATCTGAACTGGAACTGCTTTTCAGAAAGGCAGTGTCTGTCTTTACAACTGAATGCAGTTATTTCCATGTAAATATAAGTTTTttggttttatatatttatattcatgCTCTCATAATCTTTGGTCCACACATCAAAACACAACCAAAAATTCCTTTTTTGAACTAGTTTGGAAGGCAAACTAATCTAATAATGAACATTCAGAACACCTGAAGCTACCAGGCCCATATTAAACAGCAGAAATGCAGGAATTTATAATCCAAAGAGACAATTAATGTCCGACTCGCCAGACGTGTGCTCTGTCAGCCATCTCCTCCATTTTACACCCCTGCTCACAGCAGATGCTGCAGTAACGTGATGAAGATGAGAAGATGAGGAATGAGCCAAACTGATGATTAATGGCAGCAGGTTTGAAGCAGTGACCTCACTGCAGGACATGCCTTACCGTGACTGGTGTGCTTTTCTTAAATGATTAAATATAACTCAGATGCACTGTGTGTCTTTATCTCATATGAGGAACATTTCTAAACcacagaaagacagaaaatgGTAGAAATGCCTCTGCTGCACCCCAAACAGTCCCACTGGACATTCCTCTCCAGCAAACATCCCCTCTCACCTCATATCAGTCCATATGAGGCTAGAATTGTACAAAATAAACAGTAACTGCAGCATGAAGAAGGATTCggttctgaaaaaaaaactctgacAAATACTGGATAGTCGTTGCTCTTACCAGGTAAGACGAGCACAGCCAGGCCCCAGAAGGTCAGAGAGTCTCCAGCTCCCATCTCTGCTGCTCTGAGCTCTTTATCACTCACAGTCTGCTCGGAGATGGCAGATAGTACTTTTGTATCTTGAGTGAGAGTAAGACTTAACACTCCCTTTGCCTTCTAAGCACTGTGAATATTAACACATTATCTTCCTTTCTTCCAATTAGCTCTGCAAAAACACTTCCTCTTTTATGATCTAAATTTCAGCACTTTGGTGACGCAGTGCCCAGCGCAGTGCAGAAGGGCTCCTGTGGTACAAACCACAGCTAATTCTGATGACAGCCTTAGGAGTAACGTATCACGGACATGAGAACATGTAGAATGAGCCAAACTCCACGGGTATGAGCACAAGTATGTGCATGGcaacggggatgagcgcgcgtGAGTTTATGGGTACAGGGATGAGCGTGCATGAGTTTATGGGTACAGGGATGTGCGTGCGTGAGTTTTTGGGTACAGGGATGAGCGTGCGTGAGTTTATGGGTACAGGGATGAGCGTGCGTGAGTTTATGGGTATAGGGATGAGCGTGCGTGAGTTTATGGGTACAGGGATGAGCGTGTGTGAGTTtatgggcacagggatgagcgcgCGTGAGTTTATGGGCACAGGGATGAACGCACGTGAGTTTATGGGTACAGGGATGAGTGCGCGTGAGTTTATGGGTACAgggatgtgcgtgtgtgtgtgtgtatgggtatgGGGATGTGCATGTTAATGGACACCTACCTGCCGGAAACATATGCTATCAGTAGTTTATAATGGTTGAGAGTCTGATGAGTTCAAACATCACTGCATCCACCCTATTTAGCGATGCTACTTtacaaagtattttttttttttcacctcaaaaagtggggtggggggagcagggTTCTTATAAAACAAAGGAGCAAACAGGAAGCAGCTGTGAATGACTAAGCAGagggcaggaacaggaggtAACACTGAAAGGGCCCCAGGTGTGGTTTGTTAAGCCGTGTTAGTGAGAAAGAGCAGGAGGAgtgtggcaggcaggatatgacAGTACGAGTATTTTATGGTAAACCAACCCACACTAGTAATAGCCTGATAGATTGTTTGTGATTATTAGTGGTATATGTGTTTCCATACATTTTTTCCTGCCAAAATACTGAATATTTTGTTGGACCCTTCTGTTAAATTAGACATGATGCTATTAAAGCACTGTTACTGTGCATTCAACATGCATGAAGTGACCACTTGCTTAAGTATTTTTGGCCAGAAGTACATTTGTATAATCTGaataacaggtgagataaatttaaatttaattgaaGCCTGCATTCAGCTGTGAACATGGCCTGTGCTTTGTTAATGTCCATTGAGTGTGACACTGTGAACAGCCAAGTGTAGCAACATAGCTGCACAATGCTTCACTAACAGTATCAGCTAAGGGCATATAAAAGGCTATAAGAAGATGGAAGAATTCTCTGTGAGGAGGATGTGGTTTCAGTGGACAGGAAGCAGCTCCTGGTTAACAGGCTAAATACTCTCACAAAGAGAGATGCATCCCCTCACaggaacaacaaatttatttttatatagcacattatcacaacattacatcgtctcaaagcgctttacagcatccgcacccaaagcccccagtgagcaagccaaaggcgacagtggcaaggaaaaactcccaagaaggatgAAAcgttgggagggaccagactcaaagggggagcctatcctccaggggccagcagggagagtcaaataaggGAGACTGCACATATACTTTTGTTGTATTTggttttagttattttttagttttagtttttagttttaGCTTAGTTTTTAGTTGCTTGTCCATTTGGCTTTCAATACTGGCGCATGTTTGACATCCATGCTTCCTGAGGTGATCGGTGACCACACGATGGGCTTCCCTCTTAGCCACTCCGACACCTCaaccagcagcaacccagctttctcccttccaagtactgGCCAAACCTGTTTAGCTTCAGGTGGATTATCTAGGCTCAGCTGCAGGTAGTGTGGCTGCTGACCAATGCAGGCCTGACCTGAACATtctggaattttttaaaaagcattttgaACAGCTGACAATATCATGCTTTGGTATAAAAGGAGAACTGACAAAAAGTTGAGTCATTTACAAGGAAGGAAGTACTGAAGCTTGTCTCTTTGCCCAAAGCTTCATTATAAAAATACACCAATGATCTAACTTAATGCACCATTAGAAAGAATTGACTGATTTTACCCAATGTGGTGCATAATCTTATTAAAAGATTTTAAATGAGTTacagaatctggagaaatacCTATGTCTGAAGGAGAACAGCGCTGAATGCCAGCGGTTTTCGATTCCTCAGATGGCAATTCATTAACTgacatgtttctgtaaaattccTATCCTGGTTAGATTTTTGTCACACGAGTCAGACACGGGTTGTAGTTAGTGATGATGGTCACAAGGGGGCGACAGAACGGCACTGTGACTCTTCAAGCAGGCCAAGGGGCAGACAGGGCTCACGCTAATAActttattttaacattaaagcatGTGACACATTCACATTGATTATACTCATGTCTGAATAATTACAGTGCTGTAGTTTTTTATAGGGGGAGAATCCAGATGGACATCTGATGAAGGCTTGCCAGGTGAGTCTCCATACCTCCCCCTGCTGGGTTGAGGGAGCGTGTCTGGAAATGCCAGCATTTTCTGTGGAGGAAGTAgagtgaggagacaggaagcagctctcacttatttatcagatcatttatttatcagatgttttcatccaaagcgacatacatcTTGTGAGAGCTGAGGCCGGGTCAGACCAAGGGCCCAACACTGACCTCAGGCATCCAGGTCTATCCTGCTCAGCCACAAAGTCGCCCATTAGCTGCTGACACGGAGTTTGTTTTTAATGCCCAGTGGAAGTTCCCTGAAGGCCCCTGCATCAGCTACAGAGCGATGCTTTATTTGGGTTACAGTGCAGCAGATTGATTACCAAACCTAAACATGTTCATCATTCAATACATTAGAGAAATAAGCAGTTAGCATCAAGCGAGTGGCAAATAGCAGAGtgaggagaggaagagagactTTGGTCAGTGCCACGAGTCCAGGAATTGCGTCAGACCAGTGTGTCAGAGCCAGACCAGTGCGTCGGAGCCAACACCGTGCTATAGGATTCCTGTCCTGCTTCTGCTGAAGGATAACAGAGGGGTGACACACTGCCCAGCTGCACGGGGAGGATGGAGAATCTGAACTTGGAATCATCTCTGGCACAAACACCGTGGAGGAGAGACGTACGCACTACCACAGTGAACAGGGACAGCTGAGAGAATGCCTTGTACACAATGCACTCCTGCAGATTTGCTGATCTGCAACAAAACCAATCAAAAACTGGAATCCTGGGAAGTTCTAAGCAAACTGAAACCTTTAAGCATCTGAAAAATGTGCACATATACATATAACTCTACATAAATGCCTGGTTGGTGGTTTTAGGCCACTGGGATTGATCCCTGATATCGTCCGTTTTCACTATACATCATATTTCCATAAACTGCTGACTCCAAAACTGCAGGGTGTCTGTCACTGGCTGCAGGCTTCAGCATCTGGGAGAAGAACCACAAGACATTATGTGGACACACGGTATTAAAAACGCTCTTTAGTTCCCTGCGCTCCATATAAGAGACTCACCATCAGAGTATCATAGTCAGGTGACTGATTCTTCACATCTAGAGCTGCGTAAGTGTCACTGTGAGAATCGGGAGGACGTCTCTGTGGAGTCAAAATGTTACATAAAAGGGTTTTACTTAGTATTTGCATTAAGTTACGGAAGATTTTATCCAGAATAAGTATTTTACCCATTTTTGATATTTAACTGGAGAAATTCAGGTTTAATTCCTCATTCATCGGTGCTACACTGGGACCCCGACGACAGGTCACCGAGGACAGATCAGTAACTACAGGTCACCGAGGACAGATCAGTAACTACAGGTCACTGAGTACAGGTCTCTGACTACTACAAGTATTTGACTACAAGTCATTGACTACAAGTAATAGAGGATGTATAAATCACAGGTTTCCTTTTTACTAAAATTTTATATACTGCTGAAAACTCTTTTGGAATTGAGGTCTGTACATGGTGATTCGGATTTATGGGCTTGTAGTCTTACATGTACTCCGACCAAAGGAGCTGACTGTTAATAGATCAGCAGTTTGGTTCTTCTGTAAATGTGGTCTTCTTGCTGTTACACTGAACACCTTACATTACAGTCATTTTACCTGAGCTCCGTCTCCCCTGTGACCTTCCTCACTCAGTACACCAGTCTTCCTCCTAACAGACACAGTATCAGGAAGACCTTCAGCAGGAACATGGTACACTGACAAGGTAATGTGTAATAGATGTGGCCCAACCAGTAATGTGCAAAAAGCAGCCAATACAATAATGCTAATTATTACAGCTACAACAGCCACTAGCGTCAGAGACTAGGATGAGGGGTTACTATGGAGACACAGGGGTCACACTGAGGGagctctgctaaccagctaactGGGGCCCAGTTAGGCTAGCTAATTAGAGGTGATCAGCTGTGAGGATAAAAGGAAGGGAAAACAGCGGGGACTGGAGAGAGAATGGGGGCTCTTGGGGGACTGGGGGGCCACTGAGGGCATCACCCTGGGTTTCTGCTCGGCACACTGCCTTTGATTATGTTCATTTAGGGTTAATCTTTGGcgatatatgtgtgtttgtgtcaatGAGAATGAAGACTGCAGAGAGGATGATGGGTAGCCAGTTACCCGAGTCTCGGAATAAATTGTAAGATCAATCAATAAACAAATATCACAAATACACAGCGTTTTAAAaagcatatattattttacagtgaatgaataataaaacactcaCCTCATTATGCAGACTGTTACAGCTAAAACAGGCAGTAGTGTCCCCAAACACACCAGTATCACTGTCATCGGGTTACTTTCAGCTGAAAAGGCACAAACACATTGCAGTGAGGGAATCCAGGGTAAATATGGGCTATATCAATAAAACATGCATGTTAAtcaagccatccatccatccatccatccatccatccatccatccatccattatcttccgcttatccggggtcgggtcacaggggcagcagtctcagcagggaagcccagacttccctctccccggccacttcatctagctcctctggggggatcccgaggcgttcccaggccagccgggagacatagtctctccagcgtgtcctgtgtcttccccggggtctcctcccagtgggacatgcccggaacacttccccagggaggcgtcctggaggcatccgaatcagatgcccgagccacctcatctggctcctctcgatgcggaggagcagcggctctactctgagtccctcccgaatgactgaactcctcaccctatctctaagggagagcccagccaccctgcggaggagacTCATTTctgccgcttgcacccgcgatctcgatcttttggtcactacccatagctcatgaccataggtgagggtaggaacgtagatcgactggtaaatcgagagcttcgccttttggctcagctctctcttcaccatgacagaccgatgcagcgcccgcatgactgctgacgccgcaccgatccgcctgtcgacctcccgttccatcgttccctcactcgtgaacaagatcccgagatacttaaacttctccacttgggggaggaccccatccccaacccggagagagcattctacccttttctggctgagaaccatggtctcggatttggaggtgctgattctcatctcagccgcttcacactcagctgcgaactgccccagtgagagctgaaggacacggtccgatgaggccaacagaaccacatcatccgcaaaaagcagagacctaatcctgaggtcaccgaaccggacaccctcaacgccctggctgcacctagaaattctgtccattaaagctatgaacagaattggtgacaaagggcagccctgacggagtccaaccctcaccggaaacaagtccgacttattgccgcccatgcggaccaggctctggcaccggtcatacagggaccgaaccacccttaaaagggggcctggaaccccatactcccggagcactccccacaggactccccgaaggacacggtcgaatgccctctccaagtccacaaaacacatgtagactggttgggcaaactcccatgaaccctccaaaaccctgctgagagtatagagctggtccactgttccacggctagggcgaaaaccacactgctcctcctgaatccgaggctcgacaatccggcggaccctcctctccaggacccccgaatagaccttaccagggaggctgaggagtgtgatccccctatagttggagcacaccctccagtcccctttcttaaagagggggaccaccaccccggtctgccagtcctgaggcactgcccctgatgtccacgcgatgccgcagatgcgtgtcagccaggacagccccacagcatccagagccttgaggaactccgggcgaatcgcATCCTCccctggggcccggccaccgaggagctttttgaccacctcagtgacctccgccccagtaATAGGCGaatccacccccaagtccccacactctgcttccatatcggaaggcgtgtcggtgggattgaggaggtcttcgaagtatttcttccaccgacccaagacgtcctgagttgaggtcagcaacgcaccatccccaccataaatagtgttgatgctgcaccgctttcccgcccggagccgccggatggtggaccagaatctcctcgaagccgtccggaagtcgttctccatggcctcgccaaactcctcccacacccgagtttttgcctcagcaaccgccaaagccgcatcccgcttggcctgccggtagctgtcagctgcatctggagtcccacaggccaaaaaggcccgataggactccttcttaagcttgacggcatcccttaccaccgctgtccaccagcgggttcggatATTgctgccgcgacaggcaccgaccaccttatggccgcagctccggtcagccgcctccacaatggaggcacggaacatggcccattcggactcaatgtcccccgcctcccccgggatatgggagaagttctgccggaggtaggagtcgAAACTCTCTCTGACAGGGGgttctgccagacgttcccagcagaccctcactatacgcttgggcctgccagtcctggccggcttcctcccccaccagcggagccaacccaccaccaggtagtgatcagttgacagctccgcccctctcttcacccgagtgtccaagacatgaggccacaagtccgacgacacgactacaaagtcgatcatcgaactgcggcctagggtgtcctggtgccaagtgcacatatggacagccttatgcctgaacatggtgttcattatggacaatccgtgacgagcacagaagtccaacaacaaaacaccgctcgggttcagatcgagggggccgttcctccc from Brienomyrus brachyistius isolate T26 chromosome 3, BBRACH_0.4, whole genome shotgun sequence encodes the following:
- the LOC125739110 gene encoding uncharacterized protein LOC125739110 isoform X8, whose product is MQRTQKKRVRQQDETRTDPGREQSPPWDTPPPAVGRKYQNIYQKWRRPPDSHSDTYAALDVKNQSPDYDTLMMLKPAASDRHPAVLESAVYGNMMYSENGRYQGSIPVA